TCGTGATCGTGGCGAACCTGAAGCCGGCCGTGATTCGCGGAGTCGAGTCGAAGGGGATGCTGCTGGCGGCGAAGACCGGCGGCGAGCTGCGGCTGGTGACGGTCGACGGCGAACTGCCGACCGGCGCGCAAGTCGGGTGAAACCGCAGAAAAGGTCCTGAGGCTGCGCCTCAGGTCGGCCCGTGCGAAGCACCTGTTCCGAAGAGCGCAATGAAGTCGCGGCGCTTCGAATATGTGTGAGCGAAGGCGGCTGAAGCGGTCAGGGAGTCTATCGCATCGAATCCCGGCCGACAGGGAATGCCCGGAGTCGCAAACCCTGTTGAAATGCGGGCTGTCAATTGTTACAGCCCCGGGGAGACACGCCCTTTCGGGGCGTGGTCTTTATGCGCATTTGCGCAACAGATCGTGCGAACTCCCCCGTCCGAATCTCCGATTCGGTTTGCGGGCCTGCCGTTCCACCCCCAGACCGGCAGGACGCCGGCGCCGCCGGCTGCTTTGCCGCTTTTATGTTGTTTCGACGGTTTGCGCCGTCTTTATTTTTACTGAATTGAGGTGAAGTCATGTCGTACCGGGATGGATTTGCTGCGCTCAATCTCGAATTTTCACCCAAAATTCCGCGTACCGAGTATTCGGCGGCCCACTGCCACTGGGAACTCGTCAAACGGGCGACCGGCATGGAGCTCGACCTCTCCATCCCCGAAAACCGTCCCGCCGCGACCCGGGCATTCCTGAAGGCGTGGGACTACGGCATGATGTGGTCCGTCCTCGTCCACCGCGATTATCTCGAACGCGCCGGCGCCGCCGTCACCGATATGGGTCACGCCGTATTCAGCGGCGAAGACTACAACGACAAAACCAGCCGGCCCTATCTTTCACCCGAAGACGTCTACGCCGTCGATCCGGCCCGGCAATTCGCCCGGTTCAGCTCCGGAATCCTCGCCGCCGAATTCGAAGCCGATTATCGGCGCTGCATCGCCGCCTTCGGCGACGATCTGGTCAACATGTCGGGGACCTATATTTCGCTTTTCTCCGGCCTTATCGATCTTTTCGGATGGGAAGCGCTGCTTCTCGCCATGGGCGACGATCCGGAACGGTTTCTCCGCGTCGTCGACTCCTATGCCGAATGGATGGAGCAGTTTTTCGACGGATTCGCCCGCTCGAACGTCCCCGTCATGATGGTGCATGACGATCTCTGCTGGACCAGCGGTCCGGTCACCAGCCCGGAATGGTACCGCAGGCACATCT
The nucleotide sequence above comes from Victivallis lenta. Encoded proteins:
- a CDS encoding uroporphyrinogen decarboxylase family protein; translated protein: MSYRDGFAALNLEFSPKIPRTEYSAAHCHWELVKRATGMELDLSIPENRPAATRAFLKAWDYGMMWSVLVHRDYLERAGAAVTDMGHAVFSGEDYNDKTSRPYLSPEDVYAVDPARQFARFSSGILAAEFEADYRRCIAAFGDDLVNMSGTYISLFSGLIDLFGWEALLLAMGDDPERFLRVVDSYAEWMEQFFDGFARSNVPVMMVHDDLCWTSGPVTSPEWYRRHIFPHLKRFIRKVREAGKLIYFTSDGLIEAFYSDIAGLGVNAVVMEPCNDIFRFAETYGDRVGFVGGMDCRTLTYGSKEEIRSCMERLMALGRRYPGFMLAVGNHLSVDVPVDRALYYNELYESMAYR